Proteins from a genomic interval of Lentisphaerota bacterium:
- a CDS encoding helix-turn-helix transcriptional regulator has translation MSYMLFPMNALSEVRKRRDISQRALAKRAAVSFRGLQLLEKGGHNWEVMTVTRVAEALNLP, from the coding sequence ATGTCATATATGCTATTTCCCATGAACGCCTTGTCAGAGGTCAGAAAGCGAAGGGATATCTCGCAGCGCGCATTGGCAAAGCGCGCGGCGGTGTCGTTTCGCGGATTGCAACTCCTTGAAAAAGGGGGACACAACTGGGAAGTCATGACCGTTACCCGTGTCGCCGAGGCGCTCAATCTGCCC